In Styela clava chromosome 14, kaStyClav1.hap1.2, whole genome shotgun sequence, the following are encoded in one genomic region:
- the LOC120340831 gene encoding RNA polymerase-associated protein CTR9 homolog → MSVEIPLRDTDEVIELDLAQLPEGEEVLGILKQENTTLNIWITLALEYYKQTKVEEFVKILESARTNANLEYHNHEKDQMTCLDTLAAYYVQQARKEKNKDKRTDLFMQATQLYTMADKIIMYDQNHLLGRACFCLLEGDKMDQADAQFNFVMNQSPDNIPSLLGKACISFNKKDYKGALAYYKKALRTNPNCPADVRLGMGHCFYKLNKLDKARQAFQRAVDLDPVCVGGLVGLAILDLNNKDVDSIRAGIQRLSRAYQIDASSPMVLNHLANHFFFKKDYEKVQHLALHAFHNTENEAVQAESCYQLARSFHVQEDYDQAFQYYYQATQFATPNFVMPYYGLGQMYIFKGEEQDKERAAECFEKVLKAYPNNYETMKILGSLYAQSDSPEKQGLACKHLKKITDQYPDDVEAWIELAQILEQSDIQGALAAYGTATSILKDTVQADIPPEILNNVAALHFRLGNLKEAKKYYEAAMERAMAEADHDEVYYHSITVTMQYNLGRLCEEMYHFETAVEHYKNILRHHPNYTDCYLRLGCLARDRGQIYEASEWFKEALQINQDHPDAWSLIGNLHLAKQEWGPGQKKFERILKNEKTQNDAYSMLALGNVWLQTLHNPTRDKEKEKRHQDRALAMFKQVLRNDPKNIFAANGIGSVLAHKGYIREARDIFSQVREATAEVADVWLNLAHIYVEQRQYISAVQMYENCLKKFYKHHDPEVLTYLARAYFKCNKLTDCKKVLMKARHVAPNDMVVLYNVSVVMQQLAMNVLRDEKSNLKTVLRAVTELELAQNYFTFLSKHGDRMKLDLKQSEKEASKCRDLLSQAQYHVSRARRQAEEEKALREEQERERASLREKQLEEERSRIKAQEEKMRALMEKRAQIKEKSKSVAQTLELDSEPKRKKKSKSGNKATDHFINDGSSDDAGIMHVEGTAEPLTKKRKKKLKTKGERGSKPAGSGDSDSDNDRGKKTSKKQAKSKPAPVDKLSMKQKMKVKSRAYISDTSSSSGGEGPPANDAPGASGGKKLLQSSSEEEGSPAAYPIAASGSESEAAAHNQSDDSSENRASEDNQHESEQEAASGADSSD, encoded by the exons atgtCTGTTGAAATCCCACTTCGTGACACTGATGAAGTCATTGAACTTGACTTGGCTCAATTGCCAGAGGGTGAAGAGGTTTTGGGAAttttaaaacaagaaaacaCAACTCTGAATATATGGATAACATTGGCGCTTGAATACTACAAACAAACCAAAGTAGAAGAATTTGTAAAGATTTTAGAGTCCGCTCGAACGAATGCGAATCTCGAATATCACAATCATGAGAAAGACCAGATGACTTGCCTCGATACACTGGCTGCATATTATGTTCAACAAGCTCGTAAAGAAAAGAACAAAGATAAAAGAACTGACCTATTTATGCAAGCCACACAGCTTTATACCATGGCTGACAAGATTATTATGTACGACCAGAATCATTTGCTTGGTCGTGCTTGCTTTTGCTTGCTTGAAGGTGACAAAATGGACCAAGCTGACGCTCAGTTTAATTTTGTAATGAACCAATCACCAGATAATATTCCTTCTCTTCTCGGCAAAGCTTGTAtttcttttaataaaaaagattaCAAAGGCGCCTTggcatattacaaaaaagcttTGAGGACAAATCCAAACTGCCCTGCTGATGTGAGACTAGGAATGGGACATTGCTTTTACAAACTCAATAAACTTGACAAAGCAAGACAAGCTTTTCAACGCGCAGTAGATTTAGACCCGGTATGTGTCGGAGGTCTCGTTGGACTTGCTATACTTGATCTTAATAACAAGGACGTTGATTCGATCCGTGCCGGGATTCAGAGACTTTCTCGTGCCTATCAAATCGACGCTAGTAGCCCAATGGTGCTTAACCACCTTGCAAAccattttttcttcaaaaaagaTTACGAAAAAGTTCAACATCTTGCGTTGCATGCATTCCATAATACTGAAAATGAGGCTGTTCAAGCAGAAAGCTGTTATCAGTTGGCAAGAAGTTTTCACGTACAAGAAGATTATGACCAAGCTTTTCAGTATTATTACCAAGCAACACAGTTTGCAACTCCGAATTTTGTCATGCCTTATTATGGTTTAGgacaaatgtatattttcaaagGAGAAGAACAAGATAAGGAAAGAGCTGCTGAATGTTTCGAAAAGGTGCTGAAAGCTTACCCAAACAACTACGAGACAATGAAAATATTGGGATCACTGTACGCTCAATCTGACAGCCCAGAAAAGCAGGGATTAGCTTGTAAGCATTTAAAGAAAATCACAGACCAATACCCTGATGATGTTGAGGCCTGGATCGAGCTTGCTCAGATATTAGAACAGTCTGACATACAGGGAGCTCTAGCTGCTTATGGAACTGCAACTTCTATACTCAAGGACACCGTACAAGCTGATATCCCACCTGAGATTTTGAACAATGTCGCCGCTCTTCATTTTCGTCTCGGGAATTTAAAAGAAGCGAAAAAGTACTATGAAGCTGCGATGGAGCGTGCAATGGCGGAAGCAGATCATGATGAGGTTTATTACCATTCCATAACAGTTACAATGCAGTACAATCTAGGGCGTTTGTGCGAGGAAATGTACCATTTCGAAACTGCTGTCgaacattataaaaatattttacgacacCATCCGAATTACACTGATTGCTATCTGAGGCTTGGTTGTCTTGCTCGAGACCGGGGTCAGATTTACGAAGCTTCTGAGTGGTTTAAAGAAGCTTTACAAATAAACCAGGATCATCCAGATGCTTGGTCACTGATTGGGAATTTACATCTTGCTAAACAAGAGTGGGGACCTGGACAGAAAAAGTTCGaaagaattttgaaaaatgagaaaacacaAAACGATGCTTATTCTATGCTTGCTCTCGGTAATGTCTGGCTTCAGACCCTTCATAACCCAACCAGAGACAAAGAGAAAGAAAAACGCCATCAGGACCGCGCTCTCGCCATGTTTAAACAAGTTTTAAGAAATGATCCGAAAAATATCTTTGCTGCGAACGGAATAGGATCTGTACTTGCACATAAAGGTTACATTCGGGAGGCTCGGgatattttttcacaagttCGTGAAGCAACTGCTGAAGTTGCGGATGTCTGGCTTAATTTGGCTCATATTTATGTTGAGCAAAGGCAATATATAAGTGCCGTACAGATGTATGAAAATTGTCTCAAGAAGTTCTACAAACACCACGACCCTGAGGTACTAACTTATCTTGCAAGAGCTTATTTCAAATGCAACAAGTTGACTGATTGTAAGAAGGTACTGATGAAAGCGAGGCACGTAGCTCCAAACGACATGGTTGTGCTTTATAATGTTTCGGTCGTGATGCAACAGTTGGCAATGAACGTTTTGAGAGATGAAAAAAGTAATTTGAAGACTGTGCTACGTGCTGTGACTGAACTAGAATTggcacaaaattattttacgtTTTTGAGCAAACATGGTGATAGAATGAAGCTCGATCTCAAACAATCTGAGAAAGAAGCAAGTAAGTGTCGAGATTTGCTGTCTCAAGCTCAGTATCACGTTTCTCGTGCGAGAAGGCAAGCTGAGGAGGAGAAAGCATTGCGTGAAGAACAGGAGAGAGAGCGAGCTTCACTGAGAGAGAAACAACTTGAAGAGGAACGGTCGCGCATCAAAGCACAGGAAGAAAAAATGAGAGCGTTAATGGAAAAAAGAGCgcaaattaaagaaaaaagcAAATCAGTTGCACAGACCTTGGAATTGGATTCGGAACCCAAACgtaaaaagaaatcaaaaagcGGAAACAAAGCGACTGATCACTTCATTAACGACGGAAGTAGTGATGATGCTGGAATCATGCACGTTGAAGGTACTGCTGAGCCACTCACCAAAAAACGTAAAAAGAAACTAAAAACAAAAGGGGAGCGGGGATCAAAACCAGCAGGGAGTGGGGACAGTGATTCAGACAATGACAGAGGAAAGAAGACTTCTAAAAAGCAAGCGAAATCAAAGCCAGCTCCTGTGGATAAATTATCGATGAAACAAAAGATGAAGGTCAAGTCAAGGGCATATATTTCAGACACATCTTCAAGCAGTGGCGGAGAGGGCCCACCGGCAAACGATGCACCAG GTGCAAGTGGTGGCAAAAAGCTGTTACAATCATCTAGTGAAGAAGAGGGATCACCTGCAGCCTACCCTATTGCAGCGAGTGGGTCAGAAAGCGAAGCAGCGGCACATAACCAGTCTGATGACTCATCGGAAAACAGAGCTTCCGAGGACAATCAACATGAGTCTGAGCAAGAAGCAGCGTCTGGCGCTGACTCCAGTGATTAA
- the LOC120340833 gene encoding leucine-rich melanocyte differentiation-associated protein-like codes for MEAIYEDIDISEDVDEVAITGNRLCYSGNDCENFPQHLLRYTRLAVCIDLSHNKLKNINDLSKFVHLQELNLDNNEIDDETEFPEMNTLQTLSLNKNQLTNLEKLVAQLKQKCKNLTYLSLLGNAACRHPLLGYTDEDYAEVRRYIATYLPKLEIIDWQAVAEEERGDHPSALEATTFEEFDVKFTTENEQLSPPTPRAAAGKVRYTYIGKQSEGNRFIRNNNL; via the coding sequence ATGGAGGCTATATATGAAGATATAGATATATCGGAGGACGTCGACGAAGTGGCGATTACAGGAAATAGGTTATGTTATAGCGGAAATGATTGTGAGAATTTTCCACAACATTTATTGAGGTATACCCGCCTAGCTGTGTGCATCGACCTGAGCCATAATAAGCTCAAAAATATCAATGATTTATCGAAGTTCGTCCATCTGCAAGAGTTGAATTTAGATAACAATGAAATCGACGACGAAACCGAGTTTCCGGAAATGAACACTTTACAGACACTTTCGTTAAATAAAAACCAACTAACTAATCTCGAAAAATTGGTGGCACAACTTAAACAAAAATGCAAGAACTTAACATACTTGAGTTTACTCGGAAACGCTGCCTGCAGACATCCATTACTAGGATATACTGATGAAGATTATGCGGAAGTGCGACGTTATATCGCAACATATTTACCGAAACTAGAAATCATAGACTGGCAAGCGGTAGCAGAGGAGGAAAGGGGAGATCATCCTTCTGCTTTAGAAGCAACTACCTTCGAAGAATTTGATGTTAAATTCACAACTGAAAACGAACAGCTTTCCCCACCAACACCTAGAGCAGCCGCAGGAAAAGTGCGTTATACTTATATCGGGAAGCAATCCGAGGGCAACAGGTTTATCAGAAACAACAAcctttga
- the LOC120340834 gene encoding DNA-directed RNA polymerase III subunit RPC7-like, producing the protein MSKGRGRGRGSGLSFNIEAIGFGRGDALPTSLLQPPPDYPPLKKRPVPLLTGEDQDYLLALQKNFEKTMRDSPYYIKKQEEKNFLDRYSDKYRISNHSDNELGWEPDWSRFPAELKIEMKRKRKASKKIAPKLVEKKKAESVNEEEVKKKLDELEKKDQNPEAQKAGDANDTESEVELEIDEVDEDEGNDYLTSYFDNGESYLDEEEDTLDDKDGGIY; encoded by the coding sequence atgtCGAAAGGTAGAGGAAGAGGGCGAGGATCGGGTCTTTCTTTTAATATTGAAGCCATAGGATTTGGTAGAGGCGATGCGTTGCCGACGTCTTTGCTTCAACCACCTCCTGATTATCCCCCATTGAAAAAGCGACCTGTACCGCTTTTGACAGGGGAAGATCAAGACTATTTACTTGCCTTgcaaaaaaactttgaaaagaCAATGCGGGATTCAccatattatattaaaaaacaagaagaaaaaaactTTCTAGACAGATATTCAGATAAATATCGAATTAGCAATCATTCAGATAACGAACTAGGTTGGGAACCAGATTGGAGTCGATTCCCGGcagaattaaaaattgaaatgaaaagaaaaCGTAAAGCAAGCAAAAAAATTGCACCAAAATTAGTCGAGAAGAAAAAAGCGGAGTCTGTTAACGAAGAGGAGGTCAAGAAAAAGCTCGATGAGCTTGAGAAGAAAGATCAAAATCCAGAAGCGCAAAAGGCAGGAGACGCAAACGATACTGAGTCAGAAGTCGAACTTGAAATTGACGAGGTTGATGAAGATGAAGGAAATGATTATTTAACTTCGTACTTTGATAATGGAGAATCTTATCTTGATGAGGAAGAAGATACATTAGATGATAAGGACGGAGGAATCTATTGA
- the LOC120340832 gene encoding 26S proteasome non-ATPase regulatory subunit 7-like: MSAIPMDHVVVHPLVLLSVVDHFNRMGKVGSQSRVVGVLLGQWKTIDGKKILDVSNSFAVPFDEDVRDREVWFLDHDYLEQMYSMFKKVNARERIIGWYHTGPKLCPNDIAINELIKRYNSNAVLVVIDAKPKELGLPTEAYISVEEIHDDGTPTSRTFEHVPSEIGAEEAEEVGVEHLLRDIHNITVGSLSQRITNQLQGLKGLSVKLVEIRNYLEKVAHGKLPINHTIIYELQNIFNLLPDVNLLDFSKAFYLKTNDQMLVVYLASLIRAVIALHNLINNKISTSDAEKNDRKPKKADDSKSEKKDEKADGDSKKSTSRPSTTSGKKK, from the exons atgtcTGCGATTCCAATGGATCATGTTGTGGTTCATCCACTCGTACTTCTGAGTGTTGTTGATCATTTCAATAGAATGGGAAAGGTAGGAAGTCAAAGCAGAGTTGTTGGGGTTTTACTTGGTCAATGGAAAACAATCGATGGAAAGAAAATTTTAGATGTTTCTAATAGTTTTGCAG ttCCATTTGATGAAGATGTCAGAGACAGAGAAGTTTGGTTTCTCGATCACGATTATTTGGAACAAATGTACAGCATGTTCAAGAAAGTTAATG CTCGCGAAAGAATCATAGGATGGTATCATACAGGACCAAAGCTATGTCCTAACGATATTGCAATTAATGAATTGATAAAACGATACAATTCTAACGCAGTACTCGTGGTTATTGACGCAAAACCTAAAGAACTTGGACTTCCAACTGAAGCTTACATCTCTGTTGAAGAGATTCATGAT GATGGCACCCCCACTTCACGTACATTTGAGCATGTCCCAAGTGAGATCGGAGCTGAAGAAGCTGAAGAAGTAGGAGTTGAACATTTACTCAG GGATATCCACAACATCACAGTAGGTTCATTGTCCCAACGAATCACAAACCAACTTCAAGGATTGAAAGGCCTCAGCGTAAAATTGGTGGAAATCAGGAATTATTTGGAAAAAGTTGCACATG GTAAGCTTCCCATCAATCACACAATCATCTATGAACTACAAAACATATTCAACCTTCTACCTGATGTTAATCTACTGGACTTCAGCAAGGCTTTCTACTTAAAG ACAAATGATCAAATGTTAGTTGTTTATCTGGCATCCCTAATCCGAGCTGTGATCGCTCTTCATAATCTAATCAACAACAAGATATCGACAAGCGACGCTGAAAAGAATGACAGGAAACCGAAGAAAGCTGACGATTCGAAATCGGAAAAGAAAGATGAAAAAGCTGACGGAGATTCAAAGAAATCAACATCACGACCGAGCACAACTAGCGGGAAAAAGAAATAA
- the LOC120340836 gene encoding small ribosomal subunit protein uS15, producing MGRMHAPGKGISASALPYRRSVPTWLKLSSDDVKEQIFKLAKKGLRPSQIGVILRDSHGVAQVRFVTGNQILRILKAKGLAPDLPEDLYYLIKKAVAMRKHLERNRKDTDSKFRLILVESRIHRLARYYKSRAVLPPNWKYESSTASALVA from the exons ATGGGTCGTATGCACGCACCGGGAAAGGGTATTTCTGCCTCCGCCCTGCCTTATAGAAGAAGTGTTCCGACATGGTTGAAGCTTAGTAGCGATGATGTGAAGgagcaaatttttaaattggcgAAGAAAGGCCTCAGACCTTCACAGATTGGTGTTATATTGAGGGACTCTCATGGTGTCGCACAGGTCCGCTTTGTGACTGGAAACCAGATTTTAAGAATCTTGAAAGCAAAAG GTCTTGCTCCCGATTTGCCAGAAGATTTATACTATCTGATCAAGAAAGCCGTTGCGATGCGCAAGCACTTAGAAAGGAATCGCAAAGACACAGATTCAAAATTCCGTTTGATTTTGGTCGAGAGCAGAATCCATCGTCTCGCTCGATACTACAAATCAAGAGCTGTTCTTCCACCGAATTGGAAATATGAGAGTTCAACAGCTTCTGCTCTTGTTGCttaa
- the LOC120340453 gene encoding alanyl-tRNA editing protein Aarsd1-like — MPFMCQNDSYSTLHTAVVQTVTPAKCKVSISGGKEQMTEGYEVILDDTILFPEGGGQPDDRGTIDEVPVLRVTRRGGDAVHFVPSKLEEGQEVKLKVDWERRFDHMQQHTGQHLITAIVDKKFGHQTTSWDLGRNVSFIELDTLSLTIAQMQEVEDECNQKIRDSTPVTVHVTEVGSTLLENVRARGLPEDHVGSVRIIDINGVDANMCCGTHVKNLSDLQCVKLLSVEKGKKGKCNLYFLVGNRVLDFVAKKYADEKSLTKILKCGPIEHVEAVERSVKQLKQTQKEAKNLLREVASFEAKSFKLSVSENRYLRLHRKEGNNEYMNIVANELKGIECYLFLTVGDEKGEGLFLLSGPDKFLEECGKNISDAIQGKGAMNAGKIQGKALNMKGCKQAEELIRTFMSK; from the coding sequence ATGCCGTTCATGTGCCAAAATGATAGTTACTCAACGCTGCACACTGCTGTTGTTCAGACAGTCACTCCTGCAAAATGCAAAGTGTCAATATCTGGTGGAAAAGAACAAATGACTGAAGGTTATGAAGTCATTTTAGACGACACTATTTTATTTCCTGAAGGAGGGGGCCAACCTGATGATAGGGGAACTATAGATGAAGTTCCAGTTCTTAGGGTGACGAGAAGAGGGGGTGATGCTGTTCATTTTGTTCCGTCTAAACTTGAAGAAGGCCAGGAagtaaaattaaaagttgattGGGAACGTAGATTCGATCACATGCAGCAACATACTGGTCAACATTTGATTACCGCGATCGTTGATAAAAAATTTGGACATCAAACAACTTCATGGGATTTAGGAAGGAACGTATCATTTATTGAACTGGATACTTTGAGTTTAACGATAGCTCAAATGCAAGAGGTTGAAGACGAGTGCAATCAGAAAATCAGAGATTCTACTCCAGTTACTGTTCATGTAACAGAAGTTGGATCGACTTTGCTTGAAAATGTTCGAGCTCGAGGTCTCCCGGAAGATCATGTCGGATCTGTTAGAATTATCGATATAAATGGAGTCGATGCCAATATGTGTTGCGGGACTCATGTGAAAAATCTCTCAGATTTGCAGTGTGTAAAACTCCTTAGTGTGGAGAAAGGCAAAAAAGGTAAATGCAATCTTTATTTTCTCGTCGGGAATCGTGTACTCGATTTTGTTGCTAAAAAATATGCAGACGAAAAATctttaacaaaaatattaaaatgtggACCGATTGAACATGTCGAGGCCGTCGAAAGAAGTGTAAAGCAATTAAAACAAACTCAAAAAGAAGCCAAAAATCTTCTCCGAGAAGTCGCTTCATTTGAAGCAAAATCTTTCAAGTTATCTGTATCAGAAAACAGATACTTGCGTCTTCATCGCAAAGAAGGAAATAATGAATATATGAACATCGTTGCAAATGAACTAAAAGGGATTGAATGTTACTTATTTCTCACAGTTGGTGATGAGAAAGGGGAAGGCTTATTCTTACTTTCAGGCCCAGATAAATTTTTAGAAGAGTGTGGCAAAAATATTAGCGATGCAATTCAAGGAAAAGGTGCAATGAATGCTGGCAAAATACAGGGAAAGGCGCTCAATATGAAAGGATGCAAGCAAGCTGAAGAATTGATTAGAACATTcatgtcaaaataa